A section of the Malania oleifera isolate guangnan ecotype guangnan chromosome 2, ASM2987363v1, whole genome shotgun sequence genome encodes:
- the LOC131149870 gene encoding DEAD-box ATP-dependent RNA helicase 53, mitochondrial-like: MMNVMLRKAPSIASKRTLAALSSIEALYHHQPHHRYLLSTDIAFLRNDGFGGQTGFTAPRRVGFGSIGGVRDFHWKSGPLNFRASSLLQAEFAVADYSDEEKSSKASDQGLEISQLGISQDIVSALAKKGITKLFPIQKAVLEPAMQGRDMIGRARTGTGKTLAFGIPIMDKIIQYNAKHGLGRYPLALIMAPTRELARQVEKEFYESAPNLSTICIYGGTPISRQMSQLDYGVDVVVGTPGRIIDLVKRGALNLSEVQFVVLDEADQMLNVGFQEDVEVILDKLPQNRQSMMFSATMPNWIKNLSMRYLKNPLMIDLVGDSDQKLAEGISLYSIASNMHGKASIIVPLINEHAKGGKCIVFTQTKRDADRLAYTMGRNCKCEPLHGDISQNQRERTLSGFRDGRFNILVATDVAARGLDVPNVDLVIHYELPNSSELFVHRSGRTGRAGKRGSAVLIYTDDQARAVRNIEREVGCKFKELPRISVEGGARDMFDEMGPGAGVGGRRFDSYGNRGNGRFGDSGFGRPGGYSGSGFGRSGGYGSTSPGRMGGYGEPGSGKMGGYGGSGSGRSGGGFGSSSSRPNSFGSSGFGRSSGFGDLGISNRSSGSGFGDTRASQTSGGFSGAGSSRFGNYKNDRFNSD, translated from the exons ATGATGAATGTTATGCTGAGGAAGGCACCGTCGATAGCGTCGAAGCGGACGTTGGCAGCCTTATCTTCCATTGAAGCACTTTATCATCATCAGCCTCATCATCGTTATCTGTTGTCGACGGACATTGCCTTTCTACGAAATGACGGTTTCGGTGGTCAAACGGGGTTCACGGCACCCAGGAGGGTGGGGTTTGGCAGCATCGGAGGAGTGAGGGATTTCCACTGGAAATCTGGACCGTTGAATTTCAGGGCGTCGTCCCTGTTGCAGGCAGAGTTCGCCGTGGCTGATTATTCCGACGAGGAGAAGTCGTCGAAAGCAAGTGATCAGGGTCTTGAAATTTCCCAGCTTGGGATTTCTCAGGATATCGTTTCTGCCTTGGCGAAGAAGGGTATTACCAAGCTCTTCCCCATTCAG AAAGCTGTGCTGGAACCTGCAATGCAGGGGCGGGACATGATTGGCCGTGCTAGGACAGGGACAGGGAAGACTCTTGCTTTTGGAATTCCCATCATGGATAAAATTATTCAGTACAATGCTAAGCACGG GCTTGGAAGGTATCCTTTGGCCTTGATTATGGCCCCAACAAGGGAACTCGCTCGGCAAGTTGAGAAGGAATTTTATGAGTCTGCCCCCAATTTGAGTACAATTTGTATTTATGGTGGCACACCCATCTCTCGCCAAATGAGTCAGTTGGACTATGGTGTTGATGTGGTTGTTGGAACGCCTGGTCGCATTATTGACCTTGTTAAGAGGGGTGCTTTAAATTTATCAGAAGTTCAATTTGTTGTTCTTGATGAAGCTGATCAGATGCTTAATGTGGGCTTTCAAGAGGATGTTGAAGTAATTCTAGACAAGTTACCGCAGAATCGTCAGAGCATGATGTTCTCTGCAACAATGCCAAATTGGATAAAAAATCTTAGCATGAGATACTTAAAAAATCCTTTGATGATTGACCTT GTGGGAGATTCTGATCAAAAGTTGGCTGAAGGAATTTCCCTGTATTCAATTGCATCAAACATGCATGGGAAGGCATCAATTATTGTGCCTCTGATAAAT gagCATGCAAAGGGAGGGAAGTGCATTGTTTTCACTCAAACAAAGCGTGATGCTGATCGATTGGCATATACGATGGGAAGAAACTGTAAATGTGAACCTCTGCATGGGGATATCTCACAAAATCAGAGGGAAAGAACACTTTCTGGTTTCCGGGATGGGCGCTTTAATATTTTAGTGGCTACTGATGTTGCTGCCCGTGGCCTTGATGTACCGAATGTTGACTTG GTGATACATTATGAACTTCCAAACTCTTCAGAACTTTTTGTTCATCGGTCTGGCCGAACAGGACGTGCTGGGAAGAGGGGAAGTGCAGTTCTTATTTACACAGATGATCAAGCTAGGGCAGTGAGGAACATAGAACGAGAAGTGGGATGCAAATTCAAGGAG CTCCCTAGGATTTCTGTTGAAGGAGGAGCCAGAGATATGTTTGATGAAATGGGGCCTGGGGCTGGGGTTGGTGGCCGCCGATTTGACTCATATGGAAACAGGGGAAATGGTCGTTTTGGTGATTCAGGCTTTGGTCGTCCTGGTGGCTATAGTGGTTCTGGATTTGGTCGTTCTGGTGGATATGGAAGTACATCACCTGGTCGAATGGGTGGATATGGTGAGCCTGGCTCTGGTAAGATGGGTGGATATGGTGGATCTGGCTCAGGAAGATCAGGTGGTGGGTTTGGTTCTAGTTCAAGCCGCCCAAATAGCTTTGGCAGTTCTGGTTTTGGGCGTTCCAGTGGCTTTGGGGACTTAGGTATCTCAAACCGTTCAAGTGGTAGTGGATTTGGTGATACTCGTGCAAGCCAAACCAGTGGTGGTTTCAGTGGTGCTGGTTCAAGTCGTTTTGGCAATTACAAAAATGACAGATTTAATAGTGATTGA